A region of Clostridium acetobutylicum ATCC 824 DNA encodes the following proteins:
- a CDS encoding glycoside hydrolase family 5 protein: MFKNLFSKAKISLLTFAFLGTSLSGAYSACAATVNPHDMTSQQIVNDMKVGWNLGNTLDASPDETGWGNPKTTKAMIDKIKEAGFNTVRIPVSWSSHIGAGPSYTIDQAWLNRVQEVVNYVIQDHMYAILNTHHDTSWIIPTYNKEAASTDELTKVWGQIANRFKDYDSHLIFETLNEPRIVGSPEEWNGGTAESRDVINKFNLTAVNTIRSTGSNNSSRFIMVPTYAASTATAAMNDLVIPNNDKRVIVSLHMYAPYSFAMDPKGTSHWGGEADKDALDGQLNAIYNKFVKNGQPVVIGEFGSINKNNESSRASLAKFYVSDARKKGITTVWWDNGKSAVGDDNYGILDRNNLTWVFPKLVRTIVNSAR, translated from the coding sequence ATGTTTAAAAATTTATTTTCAAAAGCAAAAATTTCACTTCTAACATTTGCTTTTCTAGGAACATCTTTATCAGGAGCTTATAGTGCATGTGCCGCAACTGTAAATCCACATGATATGACATCACAACAAATTGTTAATGATATGAAGGTTGGTTGGAATCTAGGAAACACTTTGGATGCTTCTCCAGATGAAACAGGTTGGGGAAATCCTAAAACTACAAAGGCAATGATTGACAAAATTAAAGAAGCTGGCTTTAATACTGTAAGAATACCTGTATCTTGGAGTAGCCACATAGGTGCTGGTCCTAGCTACACTATTGATCAAGCTTGGCTTAATAGAGTTCAAGAAGTAGTTAATTATGTAATCCAAGATCATATGTATGCTATATTAAATACTCATCATGATACTTCTTGGATTATACCAACTTACAATAAAGAAGCTGCATCAACTGATGAACTCACAAAGGTTTGGGGACAAATTGCAAATCGTTTTAAAGACTATGATAGTCATTTAATTTTTGAAACATTAAACGAACCTAGAATAGTTGGTTCACCTGAAGAATGGAATGGTGGAACTGCTGAATCTCGTGATGTAATTAATAAATTCAATTTAACTGCTGTAAATACTATAAGAAGTACTGGTTCAAATAACTCATCTAGATTTATTATGGTTCCAACTTACGCAGCTTCTACAGCAACTGCTGCTATGAATGATTTAGTTATACCAAACAACGATAAAAGAGTAATAGTTTCACTACACATGTATGCTCCATATAGTTTTGCAATGGATCCTAAAGGAACTTCCCATTGGGGAGGAGAAGCAGATAAGGATGCGCTCGATGGCCAACTTAATGCAATTTACAATAAATTCGTAAAAAATGGTCAGCCTGTAGTTATAGGCGAATTTGGTTCAATTAATAAAAATAACGAAAGTTCAAGAGCATCATTAGCAAAATTTTATGTTTCAGACGCAAGAAAAAAAGGAATAACCACAGTATGGTGGGATAATGGCAAATCTGCTGTTGGAGACGATAATTACGGTATATTAGATAGAAATAATCTAACATGGGTTTTTCCAAAACTCGTAAGAACAATAGTTAACTCAGCTAGATAG
- the fba gene encoding class II fructose-1,6-bisphosphate aldolase: MLVSAKEMVDKAREGKYAVGQFNINNLEWTKAILLTAQENKSPVILGVSEGAGKYMGGYHAVVGMVNGLMKDLNITVPVALHLDHGSYEGAFKVIEAGFSSVMFDGSHYDIAENIEKTKEVIKAANAKGLSVEAEVGAIGGEEDGVVGSGEVADPAECKKIADLGVDILAAGIGNIHGVYPANWAGLRFDVLEDIKNAVGTMPLVLHGGTGIPDDMIAKAISLGVAKINVNTECQLVFAEATRKYIEEGKDKQGKGFDPRKLLAPGFEAIKAKVKEKMVLFGSVNRA, from the coding sequence ATGTTAGTATCAGCAAAAGAAATGGTAGATAAAGCTAGAGAAGGTAAATATGCTGTTGGTCAATTCAATATCAATAACTTAGAATGGACTAAAGCAATATTATTAACTGCTCAGGAAAACAAATCTCCTGTAATTTTAGGTGTATCTGAAGGAGCAGGAAAATATATGGGTGGTTATCACGCTGTAGTTGGAATGGTTAACGGATTAATGAAAGATTTAAATATAACAGTTCCAGTTGCATTACACTTAGATCATGGTAGCTATGAAGGTGCTTTTAAAGTAATCGAAGCTGGATTTTCTTCAGTAATGTTCGATGGTTCACACTATGATATAGCTGAAAATATAGAAAAGACAAAAGAAGTTATAAAAGCTGCTAATGCAAAAGGACTTTCTGTTGAAGCAGAAGTTGGTGCCATAGGTGGAGAAGAAGATGGAGTCGTTGGAAGCGGTGAAGTTGCAGATCCTGCTGAGTGCAAAAAAATAGCTGATTTAGGCGTTGATATACTCGCTGCTGGAATCGGAAATATACATGGTGTATATCCTGCAAACTGGGCTGGATTAAGATTTGACGTATTAGAAGACATAAAAAATGCAGTAGGAACTATGCCTCTTGTTTTACACGGTGGTACTGGAATTCCTGATGATATGATTGCAAAAGCTATATCACTTGGCGTTGCAAAAATCAATGTTAATACTGAATGCCAATTAGTATTTGCAGAAGCTACTCGTAAATATATTGAAGAAGGAAAAGATAAGCAAGGAAAAGGCTTTGATCCACGTAAATTATTAGCTCCTGGTTTTGAAGCAATAAAAGCTAAAGTAAAAGAAAAAATGGTTTTATTTGGTTCAGTAAACAGAGCTTAA